The DNA window ACCACAGATATGCGGTTTGTaaaccaaaatatttttttcacaattgtaGCATGGTATAATCAATaacagataaaattattataaatcagtCATAAAAATACCTTTGTACCTATTATTTGAGTAATCAGTAATTAGCTAAACATTATATGTAGTTCAATAAATATGGGAgctattaataagataatttagataattctgctttttgttttaataaaaataaatcatatataaaaatgataactattttcttatttaattcatgTGTGTTGGAATTTAGTCTGAATCATTTATATGACATTTgtctattttcttctcttcttttcataCACTCTGTACTCTCAAAAATGATtgcatgtattataattacagctacaatttttctaagcaaatttttaaagtgcAAGTTAAAATATCTGCAAATAAGCTACAAATATATAGCAGGTATTATGATGATGACGCAAAATGTCCGCGATTATTTGTCAAAAAGGATGGAATTCTTGGTTTTTACATTCCTACTCGTTCGACATAAATCTACCCGTGGTATTGTACCCAATATGTTGTTTatgctaaatttataaatttgctattgtttttttctctcttttttttgttactttcTGTATGTCAATCCCTGCCATTATCTCGGACTTGCGTGGCTATGTAATAATAGTCTATAACGCAATCTTATGTTTAGCAGCACAGACACAAACAGTACTTCTTTTCTACGTTACAAGGAACACACGCGaacttattttcaaaaattattatattagaattagtGGGGCTACGAGGCTATATCTGACATAAGCTGAGCGAGCAAAGCCGGCTCTAAAAGTCCATGCGTTTGCCCCATTCTCTCCAAATTTCGTACATCTTTATCAACTTCTTCCAAAGCCCGTTGTAattcctcctcttcttctctAGATGGTTCGTAATCTCCATTTCTACcctctataaattaaaacatcttGCAATCATCTctactattttataaactaaaatgtaataaattctctaatcttttgaaatttacaaagtataaagaatagagatatataattatataattaccgATAAACAAGTCGTTAAAAGCATCTGGAGGCAAGTTATTGAGCACAGTGCCAAAGTCATGTTCAGCAGAATCCAAAGAAGCGAATACTTCATTATCTCCAAGTTCGACTTTAAGGCCTCCACTCAGTCCCCCAAGAGagcctaatcccaatcctagaTTTAAGTTAGACGAATTTGAACTTCCTTGCGGAACATTCAAGTTATTTAATGTCTTGGTATGATTTTCACTACAATTTATTTGGTTCATGTAATGACTCTCCTCATGCATCAATGCTACTCCTTTAGTCTCTAGTTTGTTCGAGGGCGGCCGTTTGCGTTTCTTCGGCTTAGATTTAGGTTTAGGCCTTGCTGGGATGGTGGGGGAAGCTGGCTTCTTACGTGCTTTCTTTGGTTTAGACTCTTGGATTTTACGGTGATaattgtctctttttcttgcgTGTTCTGGACAAAGAGGTAATTCGTGCGCGACATCAAACACAGGAATACAACACTGTGTGTTGTCACTAAACTTGGCAGTGCAATGCTCAAATAAAAGCTGATCTccatttaacataatatggcGGGAACAATGCCGAGTACAAGGCAAAGATGTCTGTTGACATCCTTCCGCTCCGCATGGTCCACCAACTAACAGCGGTCCATCGAGCGCCTTACTCTTACTTGGAGATTCGCTCAATGCTCTTGCTGTAGAAGCAGGATCTATGAAAGCAGCCTCCAATAAACATCGAACCCTCTGCCGTAGCACAGTTTCAGTATCAGTTCCATTAATACGTAATTGAAGTAATTGTCGTTGTAATTGCGAACGTAGTTGAGATAACCGGGCTGCACGATTTAGCGTTGTAACGGTTTCGCCGGAGAACCAATGACGCTGATAAATTGTCATTTCATCTTCACTCGAATCGCTGTCGAATATCTCATCCCCAGCTTTAGGATAGTATAACAGAGTATGGTCCCGACTTTGCTTTCTAGATTTTAATCTTTGCACATTTTCAATACGTCGCTGTTTATGTTGaactatattagaaaatttctgATCCAAAGTCTCCCTGTTACCATCTTCAATATTTGTTTCTGTCGTAGCATTAACTCCAACAGTCTTATAGCCTGTATTTGGTACAGGCGCTATCCTTATTCTCTGCTTTACGCATTTCCCTTTCGACTTATTGTTTTTACAACTTTGCATTACTTCGGAATTTGTAGATGGAACCACCGTGGCGGCATTTCTTCCTGTAGCAAATGGTTCTGGTTCACTGAAAATGTACGGATCAACATCTTGATGAGCCTCAGTTTTCAGCAAAGCCTTCAAGCGGTCCGAAAACTTCAATTTATTGTCCATGTTTGAGTTTTCGGAAATAGGGACCTTCATTGATTGCTGCTACTGTCCAGATCTGTTCCACCTGCATTCTTAAACTCTCCAAATCAACTTTCTTCCTATCTAGATAAAACTTAGTTCACGCTATATGCCAAGATCCAAGTATAAtacaagttatattattaattaaaaatataatactgagtatgtatgtaaaaaattaaaaaatatgttttattatattgtatcacAGATATTTGTTGTTAcattcaagtaaaaaaaatcaaattattattattgtttgcttgtattattatttgcttgaATAACATAGCAAAAATTtactgtataataatttactgtattcaataaattaaaaaataattgcacgaTACCTCAGTCACACTTGAGTATATCAATGcgttatatatctaatatatttttctcttatatatatttatatctataatcaaataacatttataataaacaagtcatggaatttgcattaattaaattaaacagaaGGTTTGCATAACCGTGTCAATTTGCGATAATAACTTAATCTATGCTTATAAAGTATAGATAATACTTCAATCGtaagtgtgtgtatatatatcaacatTGCTTTAAAGCTATACGTTACTATAAACTCAGGCTTGCATGTCGCGTATATGCGATTGCGAATGAAAGTTTCCTGGTTCGAGCAGTAAGCGTGAACTTAGTCCATTGCTAGATCAGGATAAAAACAATCCTTGCCTCTCATAATAGTAGTAGCCTATATCCAATATGCCCTAAGCATGCTTGAGCAACTGCATCGCGCATCGAACAGACATCGGGACGGTGAATACTGCCAGATCTCTGCCTTTCGTTGATCTCAGACGCGTGACCGGAGCCATATCATCAAGCGAGATCTCTTCACTGTTGACACAAGCACACACACGCGACGTCGCTTTGATGAACGATGAGCGTTTTTTTTTGGTTAGGTTAGCTCGTTACATCGACAACAATATACTGTGCATAGGATATAATCCAGTGACCGGGGTCCTTCAGCGACGTGGATAGAAGTATCCCTCGTACGAGTCTCCCAGCATATTCACGCTCGGCGACGGATTCAATCACGATGATCGTTATTATCGCGGGGTTACACCTGTATCAGTTCCGTGATGAGCTGAGGTTGGGACGACAACGGAAATCGTTCCCAACAAAGATGTCTCGTCGATCAGGCACGCGCGgcacgatctttttttttttctcgagataAACTCGCTTTCCTCGAACAATGAAGCACGAAATAGTTTCACGCACAAATTTCAACATTCATCGATAATAACATTAGAAAGACATGTCAGACGTGCGGGGGAAGCAAAATGGCGACCGGGGTGCACACGAGCAGCTCCTCCCGGAAGCTGAAAGATCCCTGAATTCGCGAGTGTATCGCTGCGGATTCGGCGATTCTACTGTTTCCCACGCCGCGCGAAAAgtcgattaatttttgatgatgCTATGAGCGCGGAATGTTTGACAAACAAAGGCCTGCTCTACTCGTGACGGCAGCGAGGAGGGATCGTTTTCCACACTTTAcagtttaatataacataaccTATATACACATCCATTGACGTGCGCGATTTTTATCAACGATTTCGTATCTTCACGCGTGCGATAAAATACGAGCGTGTGAAAAGGCTAGGAAAGACACATACAAAGAGATTGTTCACGCATCGATAACAATCGATCggattcattatattattctacaaCTACGTCTAACTCTCGAACTTTCCATTCGTTTCAGCATAGTTTGCGCAAAATAgtgtaataatatcaatacataACAATGAATTGCTAATGAAACGTGAAACTACaaatgcgcgcgcgtgttATTCAACTGTTGGTATTGTTTTATACCTCGCGAGAAAATACAGAAAACTATTATCGAATTATCAAGTTTTCGGATATTTGAAAACAAACTTATTACTAATCGTTTTATGCCAAATAACCGTAGTTAGATTAAAAAGgcatctatttaaaaaaaaactacgacATGACGATTTTACAATCTCGTATCTACTAATTTCCcacagataattaatatatcgctaattgaaatatttaaattgttataatgtacgttataatgttatatcacatatttattgCGCAAagaatttgtgtgtgtgtgtgtaattcttttaaaaataattcttttacaatttttttccacaatTTGCAAAAAAGCGATTCGACTATTGGATTTCACGATTCATGTTGAAATATAATCATTCcagattttttttgtgaacatttattatattataagaaatatgtgattattgtaaaagtataaattgcttcaaatttttatagagcttatataagattacatatattattataaaactaacacatttgcaaaagaaatataaatctgataagctaataatttaaaagataaattggacgaaaaaaaattgaatattttgaagtTTGATGAAATTTCAATCGTAcatcaaaattgattttggtGTTTAAAAAGCTGTATAACCTATT is part of the Cataglyphis hispanica isolate Lineage 1 chromosome 18, ULB_Chis1_1.0, whole genome shotgun sequence genome and encodes:
- the LOC126856191 gene encoding INO80 complex subunit D translates to MKVPISENSNMDNKLKFSDRLKALLKTEAHQDVDPYIFSEPEPFATGRNAATVVPSTNSEVMQSCKNNKSKGKCVKQRIRIAPVPNTGYKTVGVNATTETNIEDGNRETLDQKFSNIVQHKQRRIENVQRLKSRKQSRDHTLLYYPKAGDEIFDSDSSEDEMTIYQRHWFSGETVTTLNRAARLSQLRSQLQRQLLQLRINGTDTETVLRQRVRCLLEAAFIDPASTARALSESPSKSKALDGPLLVGGPCGAEGCQQTSLPCTRHCSRHIMLNGDQLLFEHCTAKFSDNTQCCIPVFDVAHELPLCPEHARKRDNYHRKIQESKPKKARKKPASPTIPARPKPKSKPKKRKRPPSNKLETKGVALMHEESHYMNQINCSENHTKTLNNLNVPQGSSNSSNLNLGLGLGSLGGLSGGLKVELGDNEVFASLDSAEHDFGTVLNNLPPDAFNDLFIEGRNGDYEPSREEEEELQRALEEVDKDVRNLERMGQTHGLLEPALLAQLMSDIAS